The genomic stretch CGATGTAGCTGTAGTCTTCGTCAAAGTGCCATTCGACTTCAAGACGGGGATAGCGCCTGTGACGCTCCCCTTCTCTATGCCCAGAGAGGGAGAAAGAGTCTTGGTGTCAGGTTGGGGATTTCTAGAGGTAAGTGTATTCAAAATGGTTTATCGTTGAGGGATAGAtaacttgatattttaattaaagattatatttgtttgattttattctaaTGACAATGTATTATCTTTTTGAATTCAAAGTAGccttgtaaatttataatacaaatatcatTAATTCCTGTTATGTATAATGTGAACATTACATTTAAGTTATGGTATATCTTATTTgtgaacattacaaaataactgaTTATCCAGTCCGTGTTTAATTGAAACTGTTTACGCTGTGTGATAGTCAATGTTTGTGTATTTATGGTTTAAATCCTTCCAAATTTATCGGTTCGTACTAGTATAAGAAACTGTTAACAAACTAAAAATCTTGGAATAGGCCGAAGTGTGGAATGTACTATTCTGGTAgcaaatgttaaaacaattaatattgaaCCGAAATATCTCTAGTATTAGCAGTATTCCAACACAATGAAAActggaaaatttataataattataaagacttacaaattaagttttactcCTAACGTTCATTTATAAAGACAGTTGTTAGAAAGGCAATGTCATTGTTAcgtcttaaaaagtaataacaatttcaaaatctgtaatttgatattttgtgGCAAGTACTGCagcattttaattttctaataagaAAGTGTTGAACTTTTTTAGATAAGATTCACCTTGGGGTATGAATGTCATGAGGAATAAGATACCTATACAAAATTTGTATCTTATCAAGCATAGAATTGCATATCAGAAACATTCAAATTTGGTAATCCACAAATAATTAAGCATAAcatattttctgttatttgttGCAGCCACAACAACTAAGGAAACCCAAAAATCTGGTTGCGACTGAAATCAGAGTATTCAGCTGGGAAgaatgtaagaaaatgtattgGCTGGTCACTCCCCGCATGATGTGTGCAGGTGACGGCTACAGGGACATCTGTGGTGTGAGTATCTGTGGAATTACACAACTTGTGAAATATAACTACTTTaagatattttactataatatagtTTACGACATGTagtcataaatatatttcaacttattaggTGCAGCACGCGATGAAAGGAATTGTTTACAACCGGTTTTGGAATTGTATCTTAtcccatttgaacttttatttCAGACCATAATGGTAAAACCTGTCTTTTACAGGATTTTCAAGAAAttgatagttaaataaatatatcattcgTATACCACAAGATTCTGGAAAATTCAGTAATCTAGTCGCATGACCCAGGCTGATTCACTTTGGAGTTTTCTATGTAGTCTTCGATGTTGTGGACTTTAACCAGTTAGGTTTACATACAAACTTAAGTGTATTCAATAAGATATTGTGcaatatttctattgttttcaagttcttattttataaatcgGATTCAGTGTTTTCAAATCCAAAGCAAAGTAATTGTACGTATGACACATTTACTTTGAGATATAGTGAAAATTGTGGTACCTTACTATTTACCCACTTTTATTTCTCccgtttataaattatttatatacgtaATTATACCTCAACGAAACCAATAATAATTCTGTTACTGTTCTTTTTACCTAAAACAGAAACTCAACGCCTCAAACTAACagagtgtttataaaaacaaacactttgaCTATGAATATAACTATGTAGTCTTATCCCCACTCGTCAcagaaattatgaaatataaaaaatataatatctaatacaACTATTAATAACTTAAtgacaaaaatctttttaaattatcacTGAGTATGATTCTTtctaaaattttgcattcaaatTTTCCATTAGTTCTTAGGTGTTATCTGAGTTTCTATAAATGGAGACTCttcacatcacacacacacacacacacacacacacacacacacacacacacacacacacacacacacacacacacacacacacacacatttttttgTGTCCAGAATTCGCCATAGACTGATCGAGTGAAAACAAATcagttatgttatatatttttggggATTCTACAGTGCCTCATTGTTTTACAGAGCTTTGTCCTTCAGAAGAGTGTTTGGAGTGTGACTACAGTGACAATTGCAATAAACTATTCGATTAAATTACATTCCGTACTCTCCTATCTTAACAAATTAACACatcattattgattttattatagaTCTTGGATATCCCGTTACTAGTAGCTCGGGTCTTCAGGTTTTGTGATATCTTCTATCTGTTCACAGGGAGACTCCGGTGGTCCACTAGTGCGAGGACGGAGGGAGCAAGTGGGGATCGTCTCGTGGGGATACAAATGTGGGGACGGCATGCCCAGCGTCTACACCAATATATCAGCAGTGGTCCCCTGGATCAGAGAGAAGACAGGGATGGACGATTACATAATGTTTCCACCAGATTACTACTAGTAAGAGAGCAGTAGGCGTACAAGCTCTACAGACCCGGGAACTGTGTGCTAGTCTGTTAGTTATATATGTGAGATTATGTCCTTTTGAAAAACACCATTTTGTAAGTTATCGAGAATCCctgtaaatactgtaaaaagaGAACCCTATCTACTAGCTATGACTAGAAACTAGCTATGACTAGAAAGGTGGGATCagctatttctatttatttttagtgtaatttatttacatgacTGAGTAGTAGGCCTATATTTGATAAGCCCGTTAGAAAAtcatttaaatgtattcattttgTTCTTATCAGTATTATCTAGATTTTTCTGCTTCTTGTgcgttttaaaataagtaaaaataatttagctACATTATTCTATTATAGATTTGATATGTTTTAAACTAGTCATTATACaattcttttatttgtatataataataatatcttttttaatcaCTCTAGgttaaaagtaatgttttgtttagtatttttattatatcttccTGTTCTGTTTTCCGATTAGAATAACATAAAAAGCGTTTAGGGAATAGTAACTCTTgttgagtaaaatatattaatttcaaactaaTTTCTATAGTTTCATTTTCAATCCATTACTGTGTCatttacatgaatatattttCCCATGACCGACGTGAACTTTGTGTTCCCtccatttatttaatgtaatttcctcatgcatttattttcatacacaatccacaattttttatgtttaggttATTTAAACCGTAACCAATGacaattttaacacattaaacatatttttatatcgatTATTTTTACAACTTAGAAGCAAGAAAAGTTATTCACAAACTTTCattgaactaaataatattcgTTAATTAGCATTTGACTTAGCGTTCATTGTTTTAATACGTATACAAATTATGGTGTGGTCAGAATGTAATAAGCGGGGGTTTTCCAATTGTTACTGTTTAAAATACggttatataaataatgttaatttgtactacatttttgttatgaatacataatatatacctatgtattattaaaattataaaataaacactaataaactATACAACGGACATTGAATACACGTTCAGATTGTAGAATATGTCGTGATTCATTTACTATATTTACTCAGAATAGCAATGTTTTAgattaaatacatatacatattttaactcaCATCTGGCTGTAGCTTATTGTAACTATGAACGAGGGGTTCTATATAGGATAATGTGGGTAAAAGCGGTTAGTAACTCTAACTTTGTAtcgttacaaaactaaaaattataaatccaaaTTCTGTTTATTAATGCGTTTTCTAaatgtacaaatacaaatatcaaaTGATTATTAACTAATTCAGAGAGTTAAATTTATCATGGAGGTATGTTACTTAATcactttgttaaaattgtaataatgaaaatatctttaattgACTCGTTCTTCTGCAGactatcatttttatattacatcctcataatattgtaaatgcgaaagtgcctttgtttgttttgatttcacgcgtAGATTATtctaccgattgtactgaaatttaacatGGACTTTCTTAAGATCCTTAGGATCAATATAAgtctattcttatttaaaaaatccgtCCGGGATACGCCTGGTCTTTGTAGCAgcgaaaatcccatcttagtctctaaatttattaaatattaattgaaagatcctgttaaatgtaatcagctgttccGTGTAAACATTGACTGATTTATGCCAGgacaaccatatgtttaaataatttaacctgcactttaaatttgtttacatttactatTGTGTAGGAATAACCATTAGTTGTCACAccgttttttaaatttcagctaTTAGGTAAGTAGTCATCTaacttacaataaatgtatataaataaacacgcAAATGGTgtaattgttaatgtacttttaactgtaaatgttaagccaatattaatataaaattagatataaaatacaaatttactatctaattgttcctataaatttaaatactgttatgaaacccGTCTAAGTTGTCTTTTCAGAGAAGTAGGCTTCTCTAATCtacgatatatattttattgatcctgaaataaggcaaaataaaatttaatataaaacaaaaaaatactaagaacaaattttttacaatggCAAAAAATATGCACTTTTAGACTtactttcttgatcgtggcaacaatacaaactcaatattggcgtcggaaatataattcactcgaccCAGCAGTGGTAATACACATACAACGCCTagtaaattgcgtgcaaagcagcgggtaactgctagcactACCCATATAAAAGGCAAAGTAGTACAACTTTGACTACATTTTGAAGGCGCATGGGAAAATCTGACCGCTAGGAATTCTGGGAATAAATATACAGGCAGTAACCTGTTaacttaattaatacaattatataggTAGATTTTGTTGTACTAATCCTAGTTTTGTTACGTTAcctttctaaaaacattttctatCTCTCTTAAAATCCATGATATTAAGTACTCAAAATACACACAATTATATTCATGGAATCAAACATTATTACAGTCACATTTTAGCATATCGCAGTATTCGACTCCCTATGAGTTATTTTTACTCTAACATAGTACAGAGGTGCAGAAACAACATCTAATTAGTGTTTCTAATAGAGAGAAGTACTGACTGAGGTACTAAAGAATACAAATGCTATATTTTCGAACAATTTATTAAACGTTTTGACCTAACGAATAACATTATTTGTATCGGCCCGTCTGATGCCGATTGATAGAATAAAACGAAAAAGCAAAGGAACTCTTACTCGTTACTTAGTACAATACGTTTGAATAATTATATCAAAGGTTAcagtttattaaatgttatatagttATACTTTAAGAAGAATAATGCAACCTGTAGTTACGAAGAATAAAAAGAGATAAAATGTGTACTTTAGATTGATGTGTAGTTTCAAATGTTCAAATGATGttctttatttagtatatttggcAGATAAAACTTCTGTTAAGATTTATTTCATTCTGATGTGATTTTTTTGAAGGACCATTAGATCGAGGCTCTCGTCTGTTAGTCAGGTGAAGTCTCTTGTTGGTTGCTAGGTgtcattttgatattttgattAAGTAAAATATCTTAGCTTCTAGATTTTAACCCGGCGTTAATCATAGTATAACGGACTATCTATAGTATTGTTTACTGGCCTATTCCTGGAAGTTTTGCTATTGTAGATTGGTACAATTTTACCATTTTGACATGATATTTTGCAGctcttacattatattttatgttcatttcTTTAGAACACCAGAAGTAATTCCGTATCCGGTTTTCCGTAGTTTGATCATTAAGTTTACGATTTCAGTAGGGAACGTTTTTGTAATATTGGTTTGTGGTCTTTTAATAgctagattaattataataaaaaattcgttttacttaaacattataaagaGCTAAACGTTTATCGTGTTGGAGAGAAGAAAAGGCGTTTATTTACCACGAGgtataacaataattatgatGGGACAACATGGATTATCAGTATCAGGAGTAACCAGTACTGGCTGTTCTGTTACAGAATCATTTAGATGTGGCTTTTGTGTGGTAGACGTAACCTGAGGAACTGTGGTACATGGACTATGGGTAGATTGAACTGAAGTAGGAGGAACTGTAGTGTGTGGAAATATAGAAGATGGAAAAATGGTAGTTGGTTCTGAATCACTTGTACTGGGTGATGTCCCAACTTGTGCTTCTGTTACAGAATCATTTATATGTGGCATTTGTGTGGTAGACGTAACCTGAGGAACTGTGGTACATGGACTATGGGTAGATTGAACTGAAGTAGGAGGAACTGTAGTGTGTGGAAATATAGAAGATGGAAAAATGGTAGTTGGTTCTGGATCCCTGGTACTGGGTGATGTCCCAACTTGTGCTTCTGTTACAGAATCATTAAGGTATACTATTTTTGAGGTAGATGTAACTTGAGACACTGTGGTAGGGGAAAGTATGGTAGATTGAAATGTAGTCAAACTCGCTGTGGTTGGAGAGACTGTACTAGGAGATCCAGTTTCTGGAGAAACTGTGGTAGGGGAAAGTATGGTAAATTGGTCTGTACTCAAACGCGCTGAGGTTGGAGAGACTGTACTAGGAGATCCAGTTTCTGGAGAATCTGTGGTAGGGGAAAGTGTGGCAGGTTGAACTGTAGTAAAACGCGCTGTGGTTTGAGAGACTGTACTAGGAAATGAAGTTTCTGGAGAAACTGTGGTAAATTGAAATGTAGTCAAATGCGCTGTGGTTGGAGAGACTGTACTAGGAGATCCAGTTTCTGGAGAATCTGTGGTAGGGGAAAGTGTGGCAGGTTGAACTGTAGTCAAACTCGCTGTGGTTGGAGAGACAGTACTAGGAGATCCAGTTTCTGGAGAAACTGTGGTAGGGGAAAGTGTGGTAGATTGAACTGTAGTCAAACGCGATGTGGTTGCAGTGTCTGTACTAGGAGATTCAGTTTCTGGAGAAACTGTGGTAGGGAAAAGTGTGGTAGATTGAACTGTAGTCAAACGCGCTGTGGTTGGAGAGACTGTACTAGGAGATCCAGTTTCTGGAGAAACTGTGGTAGGTAAAAGTGTGGTAGATTGAACTGTAGTCAACCGCGCTGTGGTTGGAGAGACTGTACTAGGAGATCCAGTTTCTGGAGAAACTGTTGTAGGGAAAAGTATGGTAGATTGAACTGTAGTCAAACGCGCTGTGTTTCGAGAGACTGTACTAGGAGATCCAGTTTCTGGAGAAACTGTGATAGGGGAAAGTGTGGTAGATTGAACTGTAGTCAACCGCGCTGTGGTTGGAGAGACTGTACTAAGAGATCCAGTTTCTGGAGAAACTGTGGTAGAGGAAGGTGTGGTAGATTGAACTGTAGTCAACCGCGCTGTGGTTGGAGAGACTGTACTAGGAGATCCAGTTTCTGGAGAAACTGTGGTAGAGGAAGGTGTGGTAGATTGAACTGTAGTCAAACGCGCTGTGGTTGGAGGGACTGTACTAGGAGATCCAGTTTCTGGAGAAACTGTGGTAGGGGAAAGTGTGGTAGATTGAACTGTAGTCAAACGCGATGTGGTTGCAGTGTCTGTACTAGGAGATTCAGTTTCTGGAGAAACTGTGGTAGGGAAAAGTATGGTAGATTGAACTGTAGTCAAACGCGCTGTGTTTCGAGAGACTGTACTAGGAGCTCCAGTTTCTGGAGAAACTGTGGTAGGTAAAAGTGTGGTAGATTGAACTGTAGTCAACCGCGCTGTGGTTGGAGAGACTGTACTAGGAGATCCAGTTTCTGGAGAAACTGTGATAGGTAAAAGTGTGGTAGATTGAACTGTAGTCAACCGCGCTGTGGTTGGAGAGACTGTACTAGGAGATCCAGTTTCTGGAGAAACTGTTGTAGGGAAAAGTATGGTAGATTGAACTGTAGTCAAACGCGCTGTGTTTCGAGAGACTGTACTAGGAGATCCAGTTTCTGGAGAAACTGTGATAGGTAAAAGTGTGGTAGATTGAACTGTAGTCAAACGCGCTGTGGTTGGAGAGACTGTACTAGGAGATCCAGTTTCTGGAGAAACTGTGGTAGAGGAAGGTGTGGTAGATTGAACTGTAGTCAAACGCGCTGTGGTTGGAGAGACTGTACTAGGAGATCCAGTTTCTGGAGAAACTGTGGTAGGGGAAAGTGTGGTAGATTGAACTGTAGTCAAACGCGCTGTGGTTGGAGAGACTGTACTAGGAGATCCAGTTTCTGGAGAAACTGTGGTAGAGGAAAGTGTGGTAGATTGAACTGTAGTCAAACGCGATGTGGTTGCAGTGTCTGTACTAGGAGATTCAGTTTCTGGAGAAACTGTGGTAGGGAAAAGTATGGTAGATTGAACTGTAGTCAAACGCGCTGTGTTTCGAGAGACTGTACTAGGAGCTCCAGTTTCTGGAGAAACTGTGGTAGGTAAAAGTGTGGTAGATTGAGCTGTAGTCAACCGCGCTGTGGTTGGAGAGACTGTACTAGGAGATCCAGTTTCTGGAGAAACTGTGGTAGAGGAAGGTGTGGTAGATTGAACTGTAGTCAACCGCGCTGTGGTTGGAGAGACTGTACTAGGAGATCCAGTTTCTGGAGAAACTGTGGTAGAGGAAGGTGTGGTAGATTGAACTGTAGTCAAACGCGCTGTGGTTGGAAGGTCTGTACTAGGAGATCCATTTTCTGGAGAAACTGTGATAGGTAAAAGTGTGGTAGATTGAGCTGTAGTCAACCGCGATGTGGTTGGAGAGACCGTACTAGGAGATCCAGTTTCTGGAGAAACTGTGGTAGGGAAAAGTATGGTAGATTGAACCGTAGTCAAACGCGCTGTGTTTCGAGAGACTGTACTAGGAGCTCCAGTTTCTGGAGAAACTGTGGTAGGTAAAAGTGTGGTAGATTGAACTGTAGTCAACCGCGCTGTAGTTGGAGAGACTGTACTAGGAGATCCAGTTTCTGGAGAAACTGTGATAGGTAAAAGTGTGGTAGATTGAGCTGTAGTCAACCGCGATGTAGTTGGAGAGACTGTACTAGGAGATCCAGTTTCTGGAGAAACTGTTGTAGGTATAATTGTAGTATGAAAACCAGTAGTAGGTGAAACTGTACTTGAAGGAACAATGGCAG from Homalodisca vitripennis isolate AUS2020 chromosome 2, UT_GWSS_2.1, whole genome shotgun sequence encodes the following:
- the LOC124355087 gene encoding trypsin epsilon-like, with the translated sequence MSRTIASVGTGCLIAFTAVFLSQWGQIVAQNRILGGYETTIEDVPYQLSLEGGRRHVCGGSVLTQNWALTAAHCVYNEPVRWMSFRAGSTTRGYGGTVHPFKYYIYHEKYSGRKTLDYDVAVVFVKVPFDFKTGIAPVTLPFSMPREGERVLVSGWGFLEPQQLRKPKNLVATEIRVFSWEECKKMYWLVTPRMMCAGDGYRDICGGDSGGPLVRGRREQVGIVSWGYKCGDGMPSVYTNISAVVPWIREKTGMDDYIMFPPDYY
- the LOC124355088 gene encoding mucin-2-like, with the translated sequence MPLFVTLLLICTIDWTRSREIPVSPEIISRELLNDPTNPVESALDQRQYPTYPMPIGITLSVFNVKKYNNFCSFCFYISQITYHTPCVEARFENSRVNYKISEESHVLVQSSINQGTLALANCYNVKMDTNTVHACVTWRDIKWSKMKVSLCLYALLTYSDGSKKYVKIQCCELMKQNNHPTILPTTFPTSSVSSTTVIPTNVPSTTIIPPAVDTTTTTTFSNTITPTIILSTTGSPTTMSPITIQTTTVSPAIVPSSTVSPTTGFHTTIIPTTVSPETGSPSTVSPTTSRLTTAQSTTLLPITVSPETGSPSTVSPTTARLTTVQSTTLLPTTVSPETGAPSTVSRNTARLTTVQSTILFPTTVSPETGSPSTVSPTTSRLTTAQSTTLLPITVSPENGSPSTDLPTTARLTTVQSTTPSSTTVSPETGSPSTVSPTTARLTTVQSTTPSSTTVSPETGSPSTVSPTTARLTTAQSTTLLPTTVSPETGAPSTVSRNTARLTTVQSTILFPTTVSPETESPSTDTATTSRLTTVQSTTLSSTTVSPETGSPSTVSPTTARLTTVQSTTLSPTTVSPETGSPSTVSPTTARLTTVQSTTPSSTTVSPETGSPSTVSPTTARLTTVQSTTLLPITVSPETGSPSTVSRNTARLTTVQSTILFPTTVSPETGSPSTVSPTTARLTTVQSTTLLPITVSPETGSPSTVSPTTARLTTVQSTTLLPTTVSPETGAPSTVSRNTARLTTVQSTILFPTTVSPETESPSTDTATTSRLTTVQSTTLSPTTVSPETGSPSTVPPTTARLTTVQSTTPSSTTVSPETGSPSTVSPTTARLTTVQSTTPSSTTVSPETGSLSTVSPTTARLTTVQSTTLSPITVSPETGSPSTVSRNTARLTTVQSTILFPTTVSPETGSPSTVSPTTARLTTVQSTTLLPTTVSPETGSPSTVSPTTARLTTVQSTTLFPTTVSPETESPSTDTATTSRLTTVQSTTLSPTTVSPETGSPSTVSPTTASLTTVQPATLSPTTDSPETGSPSTVSPTTAHLTTFQFTTVSPETSFPSTVSQTTARFTTVQPATLSPTTDSPETGSPSTVSPTSARLSTDQFTILSPTTVSPETGSPSTVSPTTASLTTFQSTILSPTTVSQVTSTSKIVYLNDSVTEAQVGTSPSTRDPEPTTIFPSSIFPHTTVPPTSVQSTHSPCTTVPQVTSTTQMPHINDSVTEAQVGTSPSTSDSEPTTIFPSSIFPHTTVPPTSVQSTHSPCTTVPQVTSTTQKPHLNDSVTEQPVLVTPDTDNPCCPIIIIVIPRGK